One Neovison vison isolate M4711 chromosome 2, ASM_NN_V1, whole genome shotgun sequence genomic window carries:
- the CAMK2N1 gene encoding calcium/calmodulin-dependent protein kinase II inhibitor 1, with the protein MSEVLPYGDEKLSPYGDGGDVGQIFSCRLQDTNNFFGAGQNKRPPKLGQIGRSKRVVIEDDRIDDVLKNMTDKAPPGV; encoded by the exons ATGTCGGAGGTGCTGCCCTACGGCGACGAGAAGCTGAGCCCCTACGGCGACGGCGGCGACGTGGGCCAGATCTTCTCCTGCCGCCTGCAGGACACCAACAACTTCTTCGGCGCGGGGCAGAACAAGCGGCCGCCCAAGCTGGGCCAGATCGGCCGGAGCAAGCGGG TTGTTATTGAAGATGATAGGATTGATGACGTGCTGAAAAATATGACAGACAAGGCACCTCCTGGTGTCTAA